From Papaver somniferum cultivar HN1 unplaced genomic scaffold, ASM357369v1 unplaced-scaffold_29, whole genome shotgun sequence, a single genomic window includes:
- the LOC113341439 gene encoding uncharacterized protein LOC113341439 yields the protein MLPPNNELPESMYEAKKTLNALGMEYEKIHACPNDCLLFRKDYKDDNTCRTCGASRWKKAPSGTSKGEPEKVMWYFSPIPRFRRMFRSPKTSNLIYHSLPRVEDGKLRHPVDSPAWKLVDKKWSEFAKEPRNLRLALSTDGFNPNSSVGGNYSCWPVMLAIYNFPLKLCMKRKFIMLTMLISDPKQPGNDIDVYLAPLIEDLQKLWDEGVEVYDAYNEENFNLKAVLLWTISEFPAYVNLSGCPKGGYNACLICAERTSSIMLKYSGKNVYQSHRKFLPRKHKFRLDKKAFHGQQELGTAPKPYDGEEVLRQVEGIQNVWGKTTKSIPVYWKKKSIFFELAYWKYLLVRHCLDVMHTEKNIGESIVGTLLNVPKKTKDGYNARKDLEDLGMRPELAPKENGKKAYLPPECFTLTKDEKIKFCKTLSELKVPEGYCSNFNNRVSMTDLKLYGLKSHDYHMHAYAAISSVSYKVHFA from the coding sequence ATGCTCCCACCAAATAACGAGTTGCCTGAGTCTATGTACGAAGCAAAGAAAACTCTTAATGCATTAGGGATGGAATATGAGAAAATACATGCATGTCCCAATGATTGCCTGCTTTTCAGAAAGGATTATAAAGATGATAATACTTGTCGGACCTGCGGAGCTTCTAGATGGAAGAAGGCGCCATCTGGTACGAGTAAAGGGGAGCCTGAGAAAGTGATGTGGTATTTTTCACCTATTCCTAGATTTCGAAGGATGTTTCGGTCACCAAAGACATCAAACCTGATATATCATAGCCTCCCAAGAGTTGAAGATGGTAAACTTCGTCATCCAGTCGACTCCCCGGCATGGAAACTAGTTGACAAGAAATGGTCAGAGTTCGCTAAAGAACCACGAAATCTGAGGTTAGCTCTTTCTACAGATGGGTTCAATCCAAATAGTTCTGTTGGTGGCAATTATAGTTGTTGGCCGGTAATGTTGGCTATTTATAACTTTCCACTGAAATTGTGCATGAAAAGGAAATTTATTATGCTGACGATGTTGATATCTGATCCTAAACAGCCCGGAAACGATATAGATGTTTATTTGGCCCCTCTTATAGAGGATCTACAGAAATTATGGGATGAAGGTGTGGAAGTTTATGATGCCTACAATGAGGAGAACTTCAATCTCAAAGCTGTACTTCTTTGGACGATCAGTGAATTCCCCGCATATGTTAATCTTTCGGGTTGCCCTAAAGGAGGATATAATGCTTGTCTAATTTGTGCTGAACGTACTTCTTCCATCATGCTCAAATACTCCGGGAAAAATGTTTATCAAAGTCATAGGAAATTTCTTCCCAGAAAACACAAGTTTAGATTGGATAAAAAGGCTTTTCATGGTCAGCAAGAGTTAGGTACAGCTCCAAAACCTTACGACGGTGAAGAAGTTCTTAGGCAGGTTGAAGGCATTCAGAACGTATGGGGTAAGACAACGAAATCTATACCCGTCTATTGGAAGAAGAAGTCAATTTTCTTTGAACTAGCATACTGGAAGTACCTGCTTGTCCGACATTGTCTAGATGTCATGCACACGGAGAAAAACATAGGAGAGAGTATTGTTGGGACGTTACTAAACGTACCTAAGAAAACAAAAGATGGTTATAATGCTCGAAAAGACCTTGAGGATTTAGGAATGAGGCCTGAATTGGCACCTAAAGAGAATGGAAAAAAGGCGTACCTTCCACCGGAATGTTTCACATTGACAAAGGATGAAAAGATTAAGTTCTGTAAAACATTGTCTGAATTGAAGGTCCCAGAAGGTTACTGTTCGAATTTTAATAACCGGGTATCAATGACAGATTTAAAGTTGTACGGTCTAAAATCGCATGACTATCACATGCATGCTTATGCAGCAATTTCTTCCGTTAGCTATAAGGTACATTTTGCCTGA